One genomic window of Staphylococcus hsinchuensis includes the following:
- a CDS encoding amino acid ABC transporter permease yields the protein MSFLLYTVTEVIKGVPKTLAISIVAMVVGLAIGTLFAIIRVKRIPVLSQLIVIYNSFFRSTPLIVQLFLVYYGLPALILTLNSKLHLSINPDLFPPLVIAFIVFSFHAVAYLSEAIKGGLQSVDDAQIEAAQTVGLSKFNIYRRIVLPQAFGYALPNIENQYIMLLKGTSLAFAIQVTEIMAISHVIANEGYRFVAVYSVAAIFYWLLAAIFEFIFNKLEHKTTKHLQPTS from the coding sequence ATGTCATTTTTATTATATACAGTGACCGAGGTAATCAAAGGTGTGCCTAAAACTTTAGCTATTTCAATCGTAGCGATGGTAGTGGGGCTTGCGATAGGTACACTATTTGCAATCATTCGTGTTAAACGTATTCCTGTATTATCACAACTTATCGTAATTTATAATTCTTTTTTCAGAAGCACTCCATTAATTGTACAATTATTTTTAGTTTATTATGGTCTGCCTGCACTGATTCTCACGTTGAATAGTAAGTTGCATTTGTCAATTAACCCTGATTTGTTTCCACCGTTAGTGATAGCCTTTATCGTCTTTTCTTTCCATGCAGTAGCATATTTAAGCGAAGCAATTAAAGGTGGTTTGCAATCTGTGGATGATGCTCAAATCGAGGCTGCCCAAACTGTAGGGTTATCCAAGTTCAACATATATAGAAGAATCGTGTTACCTCAAGCCTTTGGTTATGCACTTCCAAATATTGAAAATCAATATATCATGTTATTAAAAGGAACTTCTCTCGCTTTTGCAATTCAAGTTACAGAAATCATGGCGATCAGTCACGTGATTGCAAATGAAGGCTACCGATTTGTAGCTGTCTATTCAGTGGCAGCAATATTCTACTGGTTGTTAGCGGCGATATTCGAATTTATCTTTAATAAACTTGAACATAAAACGACCAAACATTTACAACCAACTTCATAA
- a CDS encoding ABC transporter substrate-binding protein gives MRKLLIPLIALVLVLAACGNKSDSGSKDSKAETKSYKLDNGKSVDVPKHPKRIAVVAPSYAGGIKYLGGNIVAVNKQVDNSKILKNKFKGVEKIGDNDVEKVAKKKPDLIVVLSTDKNIKKYKKIAPTVPYDYAKHKYLDQQEELGKLLGKEDKVKKWKSEWESKTKKDGQAIKDKIGSDATVSIYDEFDKKLYTYGSNWGRGGEVLYQAFGLKMPSKLEKAVKKDGWKEIKQEQIADYAGDYIVSTSEGKAKPSYEKTDLWNNIPAVKKDHVVKVQAETYWYNDPYTLEHMRTDLKKKLLK, from the coding sequence ATGAGAAAATTATTAATTCCGTTAATTGCTTTAGTATTAGTTTTAGCAGCATGCGGTAATAAATCGGATAGCGGCTCAAAAGATAGCAAGGCAGAAACTAAGTCATATAAATTAGATAACGGGAAATCTGTAGATGTGCCTAAGCACCCTAAACGTATTGCAGTGGTAGCACCAAGTTATGCAGGTGGTATTAAATACCTAGGTGGTAACATTGTAGCTGTTAACAAACAAGTCGATAACAGTAAAATACTTAAAAATAAATTTAAAGGTGTAGAAAAAATAGGTGACAACGATGTAGAGAAGGTAGCGAAAAAGAAACCTGATTTAATCGTCGTACTTTCTACAGATAAAAATATTAAGAAGTATAAAAAGATTGCCCCAACTGTACCTTATGATTATGCTAAACATAAATATTTAGACCAACAAGAAGAATTAGGTAAATTATTAGGAAAAGAAGACAAAGTTAAAAAATGGAAATCTGAATGGGAATCTAAAACTAAAAAAGATGGTCAAGCAATCAAAGATAAAATTGGGTCTGACGCTACAGTTTCCATCTATGATGAGTTCGATAAAAAGCTTTACACATACGGCTCTAACTGGGGTCGAGGAGGCGAAGTTTTATATCAAGCATTCGGTTTGAAAATGCCATCTAAATTAGAAAAAGCTGTGAAAAAAGATGGTTGGAAAGAAATAAAACAAGAACAAATTGCAGATTATGCTGGTGACTATATCGTTTCTACAAGTGAGGGTAAAGCTAAACCTTCATATGAAAAAACAGACTTATGGAATAACATTCCTGCTGTTAAGAAAGATCATGTAGTCAAAGTTCAAGCAGAAACATATTGGTATAATGATCCATATACATTAGAACATATGAGAACTGACTTGAAGAAAAAGTTGTTGAAATAA
- a CDS encoding transcriptional regulator, SarA/Rot family, producing MKRNNFETLNDLITVFQQGKQFFKLSKNEYKLNYEEIFILNYIYQTEDNNITAKTIAEYSGLKPYYLTKALQKLIKMDYLSKTRSDLDERAVVVNVSNEQRKRIEQTIESLQMQLQKM from the coding sequence ATGAAACGCAATAATTTTGAAACATTAAATGATTTAATCACAGTATTCCAGCAAGGGAAACAATTTTTTAAACTATCAAAAAACGAATATAAGTTGAATTACGAAGAAATTTTTATTTTAAACTACATTTATCAAACTGAAGATAATAACATTACAGCAAAAACAATAGCCGAGTATTCAGGTTTAAAGCCATATTACCTAACAAAAGCATTACAAAAGCTAATTAAAATGGACTATTTAAGTAAAACAAGAAGTGACTTGGATGAACGTGCAGTCGTAGTAAACGTTAGTAATGAACAACGTAAGCGCATTGAACAAACAATTGAATCATTACAAATGCAACTGCAAAAAATGTAA
- a CDS encoding CHAP domain-containing protein → MKKIATATIATAGVATFGFAQHEADAAENNNGGYNPNDPTSYEYSYTIDQQGQYHYSWKGNWSPNSLNQGSQGYSYNNQQATQSHRNNYSQESYTANNNHSRSYNNHKVSNNNYSVSTTNAPSSSSKSTNSTRSSSSSVSLSSASGSSTNLYTAGQCTYYVYDKVGGKIGSTWGNANNWASAASAAGYTVNNTPSSGSILQTSAGGYGHVAYVENVNSDGSVTVSEMNYGQGPGVVTTRTISASQASSYNYIH, encoded by the coding sequence ATGAAAAAAATCGCTACAGCTACAATCGCTACAGCCGGAGTCGCTACTTTTGGTTTTGCACAACACGAAGCAGATGCAGCAGAAAATAACAATGGTGGATACAACCCTAACGACCCAACATCATATGAATATTCATACACAATTGACCAACAGGGACAATACCACTACTCATGGAAAGGTAACTGGAGTCCAAATTCATTAAACCAAGGTAGTCAAGGTTATAGCTACAATAACCAACAAGCTACACAATCACACAGAAATAACTATTCACAAGAATCTTATACTGCTAATAATAATCACAGCAGATCTTATAATAATCACAAAGTTTCAAATAACAATTATTCAGTAAGTACAACTAACGCACCATCAAGTTCATCTAAATCAACAAATTCAACTCGTTCATCAAGTTCATCAGTATCACTTTCAAGTGCTTCAGGTTCATCAACTAACCTATACACTGCTGGTCAATGTACATATTATGTATATGACAAAGTAGGAGGAAAGATTGGTTCAACTTGGGGTAACGCTAATAACTGGGCTAGCGCAGCATCAGCAGCTGGTTACACAGTAAATAACACGCCTTCATCAGGTTCTATTTTACAAACAAGTGCTGGTGGATATGGACATGTTGCTTACGTTGAAAATGTAAATAGTGACGGTTCTGTTACTGTTTCTGAAATGAACTATGGTCAAGGGCCTGGAGTTGTAACTACACGTACAATCTCTGCAAGCCAAGCTTCAAGCTACAACTACATTCACTAA
- a CDS encoding DUF4870 domain-containing protein, whose translation MNEFDTKNPSQAIQNQPTDDDRLMAALIYVSSFFGSFIAPLIIWIIKRDESTFIDRTGKNYWNFFISYSIWLTISTLLMFILIGIIIAPIIAILMFIFTIVGAIKAYQGEDYLPPLSIPFFK comes from the coding sequence ATGAATGAATTTGATACTAAGAACCCATCTCAAGCAATACAGAATCAACCAACTGATGACGATCGGTTAATGGCAGCATTAATATACGTTTCAAGTTTTTTTGGAAGTTTCATAGCACCTTTAATAATTTGGATAATAAAAAGGGATGAATCCACATTTATTGATAGAACAGGTAAAAACTATTGGAATTTCTTTATTTCTTATTCAATCTGGCTAACGATTTCTACATTACTAATGTTTATTCTAATTGGAATTATCATTGCACCAATCATAGCAATTTTAATGTTTATTTTTACAATTGTCGGAGCAATTAAAGCGTATCAAGGTGAAGATTACCTGCCACCACTTTCAATTCCATTCTTCAAATAA
- a CDS encoding amino acid ABC transporter substrate-binding protein translates to MIITLTACNSQDDQSGKGHKKEVKVALSAEVNPPYLYTNKKNEFVGLDMDYMKMLEKKLPQYDFKYEVGEEESNLVGIGSGKFDMGINWFFKTPEREKQFLYQDVPYSYALPLLVVNKDTNNIHSLNDLPNKKLTPMAPSGGLYSILTQYNKSHDSKIDIDTIQEPSNGDSLKMVSQQRRDAMFLNWNTYTAIQEQINADVKIGGIVKKEPLHIVYNKKQQKLHDDIDKATQELKDEGKLQKLSKKYFDINIFDSLEDINKNKDKLEVE, encoded by the coding sequence ATGATTATCACTTTAACAGCCTGCAATTCTCAGGATGATCAATCTGGTAAAGGTCATAAAAAAGAAGTTAAAGTTGCATTATCTGCTGAAGTCAATCCACCCTACCTTTATACAAATAAGAAAAATGAATTTGTCGGCTTAGATATGGATTATATGAAAATGTTAGAGAAGAAATTGCCCCAATATGATTTTAAATATGAAGTGGGCGAAGAAGAATCTAATTTAGTTGGTATCGGCTCCGGTAAGTTCGATATGGGTATCAACTGGTTCTTCAAAACTCCTGAACGTGAGAAACAATTTCTTTATCAAGATGTCCCATATAGTTACGCATTACCGTTATTAGTCGTTAATAAAGATACAAACAATATCCATAGCTTAAACGATTTACCAAATAAAAAGTTAACACCAATGGCTCCAAGTGGTGGGTTATATTCTATCTTAACGCAATATAATAAATCTCATGATTCAAAAATTGATATAGATACAATCCAAGAACCTTCCAATGGTGATAGTTTAAAAATGGTAAGTCAACAACGCCGTGATGCAATGTTCTTAAATTGGAATACTTATACTGCAATACAAGAACAAATTAACGCCGATGTTAAAATTGGAGGCATCGTTAAGAAAGAACCGCTTCATATTGTCTATAATAAAAAACAACAAAAATTACATGACGATATTGATAAAGCGACTCAGGAGTTAAAAGACGAAGGGAAGTTACAAAAACTTTCTAAAAAATATTTCGATATTAACATCTTCGATAGTCTAGAAGATATAAATAAAAATAAAGATAAATTGGAGGTGGAATAA
- a CDS encoding LLM class flavin-dependent oxidoreductase, with protein sequence MRIELGLTSFADNSDIYTDEGRSDAITAGERIRNIIEEIEVADRNGLDVYGLGEHHRPDYAVSDPVSVLSAAARTTNNIKLSSAVTVLSSDDPVRVYQRFSTLNAISNGRAEIIVGRGSFIESFPLFGYNLNDYDELFNEKIDLLTHINHNEVVNWKGHFRPSIEGLGVYPRSEFGPIPISIATGGTPESSLKAGALGLPITYAIIGGDPKRFKGHVDVYKANAEAYGHDVDKLPIGVHSWGYIAETDEQARREFFPSVKASHDVLARERGWPPYSENSFERELGPNGALYVGSPETVAQKIIDTVETLGITRFMLHTPVGSMPHEKTINTIELLAKRVKPIVDKYFEDKEKESM encoded by the coding sequence ATGAGAATAGAACTTGGTTTAACGTCTTTTGCGGATAACAGTGACATTTATACTGATGAAGGACGTTCTGACGCGATCACTGCAGGAGAACGAATTAGAAATATTATAGAAGAAATAGAAGTAGCAGACCGTAATGGTCTAGATGTTTATGGGTTAGGAGAACATCATCGACCTGATTATGCAGTATCAGATCCGGTATCAGTATTATCTGCTGCAGCTCGAACTACTAATAATATTAAATTAAGTAGTGCTGTTACTGTATTATCTTCAGATGATCCAGTTAGGGTGTATCAACGTTTTTCAACATTAAACGCAATTTCGAATGGACGAGCAGAAATCATTGTAGGTAGAGGCTCATTTATTGAATCATTCCCATTATTTGGTTACAATCTTAATGATTATGATGAGCTTTTCAATGAAAAAATTGATTTGTTAACGCACATCAATCATAATGAAGTTGTAAATTGGAAAGGGCATTTTAGACCTTCAATTGAAGGTTTAGGCGTTTATCCAAGATCAGAGTTTGGACCAATTCCAATCAGTATAGCAACTGGCGGTACTCCAGAATCTTCTTTAAAAGCTGGGGCTTTAGGATTACCAATAACTTATGCGATCATAGGGGGAGACCCAAAACGTTTCAAGGGACACGTTGACGTTTATAAAGCAAACGCTGAAGCGTACGGACATGACGTAGATAAATTACCAATTGGAGTACATTCATGGGGCTATATTGCTGAAACAGATGAACAAGCAAGAAGAGAGTTCTTCCCTTCAGTTAAAGCTAGTCATGATGTCTTAGCGCGTGAAAGAGGTTGGCCTCCATATAGTGAGAACAGTTTTGAAAGAGAGCTGGGACCTAATGGTGCTTTATATGTAGGTAGTCCTGAAACAGTTGCGCAAAAAATAATTGATACTGTTGAAACATTAGGGATTACACGATTTATGCTACACACTCCTGTTGGTTCAATGCCTCATGAAAAAACAATAAATACGATTGAACTCTTGGCAAAACGTGTAAAACCTATTGTAGATAAATATTTTGAGGATAAAGAGAAGGAGAGTATGTAA
- a CDS encoding CHAP domain-containing protein: MKKLLTATTLVAGLGAAAVGLDHGNEAHAAETTNESGSSIADGNLYTEGQCTWYVYNRVGGKISTLWGNANNWDTAASAAGYKVNHTPSEGSILQTDSGPYGHVAYVEDVTSSGAVKISEMNYSGGPFVKSTRTISSSSADSYTYIHV, from the coding sequence ATGAAAAAACTATTAACAGCTACTACTTTAGTGGCAGGTTTAGGCGCAGCAGCAGTGGGATTAGATCATGGTAACGAAGCACACGCGGCAGAAACTACAAATGAAAGTGGATCATCAATTGCAGATGGCAACTTATATACTGAAGGTCAATGTACTTGGTATGTATATAACCGTGTTGGTGGAAAAATCAGTACACTTTGGGGAAATGCAAATAATTGGGATACTGCAGCATCAGCAGCTGGTTATAAAGTAAACCACACACCTTCTGAAGGTTCAATCTTACAAACAGACTCAGGCCCTTATGGTCACGTTGCTTATGTTGAAGATGTTACGAGCAGTGGTGCCGTAAAAATTTCTGAAATGAACTATTCAGGTGGACCATTCGTAAAAAGTACTCGTACAATCTCTTCAAGCTCTGCTGATTCATATACGTATATTCACGTATAA
- a CDS encoding PTS sugar transporter subunit IIC, whose protein sequence is MNLIIGVIFLGCVLCLFTLFTNKAPNGGKAMGALANAAIASFLVEAFHKYVGGDLFGLTFLGKLGEAAGGLGGVAAAGLVALAMGVSPVYAFVIAVACGNMDLLPGFVAGYIMSFGMKWMEEKVPDGLDLIAAIIVVAPLTRLIAMGTTPLVDATLVQIGNIIKESTTSSPILMGIVLGGIVTVVATAPLSSMALTALLGLTGTPMAIGALAVFASSFMNYVFFKRMKFGDCKTTISVAIEPLSQADIVTANPIPVYVTNFVGGAISGVIIAMFGLVNDATGTATPIAGFMVMFGFNHPGTVLLVAGMCAVSSAICGYVGSLAFKNYPIMTKDELQHGAMPKKVKRYYALKRKYAESLA, encoded by the coding sequence ATGAATTTAATCATAGGGGTTATTTTTTTAGGGTGTGTTTTATGTTTGTTTACGTTGTTTACGAATAAGGCACCTAATGGCGGAAAAGCAATGGGTGCATTAGCAAACGCTGCTATCGCATCATTTCTTGTTGAAGCATTTCACAAGTATGTCGGTGGAGATTTGTTTGGATTAACGTTCTTAGGTAAATTAGGAGAAGCAGCAGGTGGATTAGGTGGTGTAGCAGCTGCAGGACTTGTAGCGTTAGCGATGGGAGTATCTCCAGTATACGCATTTGTTATCGCAGTTGCATGTGGCAATATGGATTTACTACCTGGATTTGTTGCCGGATACATAATGAGTTTTGGTATGAAATGGATGGAAGAGAAGGTGCCAGATGGCTTAGATTTAATTGCAGCTATTATCGTTGTTGCTCCGTTGACACGTTTAATTGCAATGGGTACAACGCCACTCGTTGATGCGACGTTAGTACAAATCGGGAACATTATTAAAGAGTCAACAACGTCAAGTCCGATACTGATGGGTATAGTCTTAGGTGGTATTGTAACAGTCGTTGCAACAGCGCCATTAAGTTCAATGGCTTTAACTGCTTTATTAGGTCTGACAGGCACTCCGATGGCAATTGGTGCTTTAGCGGTTTTCGCATCATCATTCATGAACTACGTGTTCTTTAAACGTATGAAATTTGGTGATTGTAAGACAACAATTTCAGTAGCGATAGAACCATTGTCACAAGCTGATATTGTTACAGCAAATCCAATTCCGGTCTACGTCACGAACTTTGTTGGTGGGGCAATTTCTGGTGTAATTATCGCAATGTTTGGCCTTGTTAATGATGCCACAGGAACTGCGACACCGATAGCTGGCTTTATGGTCATGTTTGGTTTTAACCACCCAGGAACGGTATTACTTGTCGCTGGAATGTGTGCAGTCTCTAGTGCAATTTGTGGCTACGTTGGTTCACTTGCCTTTAAAAATTATCCAATCATGACGAAAGATGAATTACAACATGGTGCGATGCCTAAAAAAGTAAAAAGATATTATGCACTAAAAAGAAAATATGCTGAAAGCTTAGCTTAA
- a CDS encoding amino acid ABC transporter ATP-binding protein → MITVNNLIHKYKSNTTLNDVSFSQEKGTVTAIIGPSGSGKTTLLRTLNGLAMPESGTIQISNQIFDTAKHSKKEVTQLRQKSAMVFQNYNLFKNKTILENITEGLIYGQGHNKKEAEEIALSYLDRVHLTSHKDKYPIQLSGGQSQRVGIVRALALNPEVLLLDEPTSALDPESIQSILKLIKSIAEEGMTMVLVTHEIQFAKAIADQILFIDEGKIIHHGTPNEVLEQTDSDRIHRFLNKVGTEREL, encoded by the coding sequence ATGATTACTGTAAATAACCTTATACACAAATATAAATCAAATACAACGCTAAACGATGTGAGCTTTTCACAAGAAAAAGGGACAGTGACTGCAATAATCGGACCGAGTGGATCAGGGAAAACCACTCTATTAAGAACTTTAAATGGGCTTGCAATGCCAGAATCTGGAACAATACAAATTAGTAATCAAATATTTGATACTGCAAAACATAGTAAAAAAGAAGTGACCCAATTACGCCAAAAATCAGCGATGGTCTTCCAAAATTATAATCTATTTAAAAATAAAACAATTCTCGAAAATATCACTGAAGGCCTTATATATGGGCAAGGACATAATAAAAAGGAAGCAGAAGAAATCGCTTTATCTTATTTGGATCGCGTTCATTTAACATCACATAAAGATAAATACCCAATACAACTATCAGGAGGGCAAAGTCAACGTGTTGGTATCGTACGTGCCTTAGCGCTCAATCCTGAGGTGCTGTTATTGGATGAACCGACTTCTGCACTCGACCCTGAATCGATACAAAGTATTCTTAAGCTAATTAAATCAATTGCTGAAGAAGGTATGACAATGGTACTCGTTACACATGAAATACAATTTGCAAAAGCAATTGCGGATCAAATTTTATTTATTGACGAAGGCAAAATCATTCATCATGGCACGCCTAATGAGGTGTTAGAACAAACAGACTCAGATAGAATCCATCGTTTCTTAAATAAAGTAGGAACGGAGCGTGAACTATAG
- a CDS encoding amino acid ABC transporter permease: protein MSNSVNWPDLFAQVLQQLPLTLLMIIISLIFAIIIGFILATIRIKKIKILSPIVRVYISFIRSTPLLVQLFLVYFALPQVLLLIHIDINHFSRLFFVILAFSLHTGAYLSEIIRAGFQSVEYSQIEAGLSVGLSYPRILKDIVIPQALRNSIPNLTTQIIELVKDTSLAFTIGIIDMMGQVKLIIGNNYGLGMLEVYIVISIIYWMIALIIQGVFTLINKRAQKPYQV from the coding sequence ATGTCAAATTCAGTAAACTGGCCAGACTTATTTGCACAAGTTTTACAACAATTACCACTAACATTATTGATGATTATTATTTCACTTATCTTTGCTATTATAATCGGATTTATATTAGCTACGATCCGTATTAAAAAAATAAAAATACTTTCACCTATCGTACGTGTATACATTTCATTCATTCGAAGCACACCACTGTTAGTACAATTATTTTTAGTCTATTTTGCTTTACCTCAAGTGTTGTTACTCATTCATATAGATATTAATCATTTTAGTAGATTATTTTTCGTGATTCTAGCTTTTTCATTGCATACAGGTGCTTATTTATCAGAAATTATTCGTGCTGGTTTTCAATCTGTCGAATATAGTCAAATTGAAGCAGGACTATCGGTAGGTTTATCTTATCCAAGAATTTTAAAAGATATCGTTATTCCGCAAGCATTACGTAATAGTATACCTAACTTAACGACTCAAATTATTGAACTCGTCAAAGATACTTCGCTTGCATTTACAATTGGTATTATTGATATGATGGGTCAAGTTAAATTGATTATCGGAAATAATTATGGTTTAGGCATGCTAGAAGTCTATATTGTAATTTCAATTATTTATTGGATGATCGCACTTATTATACAAGGTGTCTTTACACTAATTAATAAACGCGCTCAGAAACCATATCAAGTATAG
- a CDS encoding acyl-CoA dehydrogenase family protein codes for MKYSALIHSDIQKKWIEKFDSIKDQFKEKAEYNDVHSRFPYENIEWLVKEGYTLLTLPKAYGGEGATVEDMVILQTYLGAIDGATALSIGWHLSVVGQLYEQQMWEQDMLDQFAKEIKEGALVNRAISEADTGSPTRGGRPATYAVEQDGEIVVDGVKTFTSMSKGLTHFVVSAYDQALEKVGYYLITKDMPGVEIADNWNMIGMRATESHDLVLNNVRIPKENFVEIRGEGGKKPNGWILHIPSVYLGIAQAARDYAIDFAKSYSPNSIDGTIGEITTVQQNIGKMESLLLSARHFLWSTAAMYNHTSEPQQLWNETSASKVLVMNQGLEVIDLAMRIVGAKSLEMERPLQRYYRDMRAGIHNPPMEDMAYTNIAKSVQGLF; via the coding sequence TTGAAATATTCCGCGTTAATACATTCGGATATTCAAAAGAAATGGATAGAAAAATTCGATTCGATTAAAGATCAGTTTAAAGAAAAAGCGGAATACAATGATGTTCATTCACGTTTCCCTTATGAAAATATTGAATGGTTAGTGAAAGAAGGGTACACATTACTTACTCTACCTAAAGCATATGGTGGTGAAGGTGCTACAGTCGAAGATATGGTTATCCTTCAAACCTATTTAGGTGCGATTGACGGTGCCACTGCTTTATCAATTGGGTGGCATCTTAGCGTCGTTGGACAATTGTATGAGCAACAAATGTGGGAACAAGACATGCTAGATCAATTTGCTAAGGAAATTAAAGAAGGCGCATTAGTTAATAGAGCTATTAGCGAGGCAGACACTGGAAGTCCTACACGTGGTGGTAGACCTGCAACGTATGCTGTAGAACAAGACGGTGAAATCGTTGTAGATGGTGTGAAGACATTTACTTCTATGAGTAAAGGACTCACACATTTTGTCGTAAGTGCTTATGATCAAGCTTTAGAAAAAGTGGGCTATTATCTCATAACAAAAGATATGCCAGGTGTTGAAATTGCAGATAACTGGAATATGATTGGTATGCGTGCGACTGAAAGTCATGATTTAGTACTTAATAACGTACGAATTCCGAAAGAAAACTTTGTTGAAATCCGTGGCGAAGGTGGAAAAAAACCAAATGGTTGGATTCTTCATATTCCTAGCGTTTATTTAGGTATAGCACAAGCTGCTAGAGACTATGCTATAGATTTCGCAAAATCATATAGCCCAAATAGTATTGATGGAACAATTGGTGAAATAACAACAGTTCAACAAAATATAGGTAAGATGGAATCTTTATTGTTATCAGCAAGACATTTCTTGTGGAGTACAGCTGCGATGTATAATCATACTTCTGAACCGCAACAATTGTGGAATGAAACATCTGCAAGTAAAGTTCTAGTAATGAATCAAGGATTAGAAGTTATCGATTTAGCAATGCGTATCGTTGGTGCTAAGAGCCTTGAAATGGAACGACCTTTACAACGTTACTACCGTGATATGCGTGCGGGCATTCATAATCCACCGATGGAAGATATGGCGTACACGAATATTGCTAAGTCAGTTCAAGGATTGTTTTAA
- a CDS encoding NAD/NADP-dependent octopine/nopaline dehydrogenase family protein: MKIAIVGSGNGAVTAAVDMISKGHEVKLYCRNQSIHKFDEAMKQGGFTFNNEGEESFVEFTNISDDMEYVLEDAEIVQVVIPSSFIEHYAYMMAPHISNDQIILFNMAAAMGSIRFMNVLEDMHIDVKPIYAEMNTLTYGTRVQFDKAQIDLSLNVKKVYFTTFDKESLSETFDKVEKMYPHIVKEESLLKTNLENGNPEVHPGPTLLNVGRIDYAKEFSLYAEGITKHTVRLLHAVELERLTLGRKLGFELSPAKEARIERGYLEEQDEDEPLNRLFNESPVFSQIKGPNKVKNRYLTEDIAHGLVLWSSLGRNIGVPTPNIDAIIIIASTILERDFFEEGLTVEELGTDKLGLD; this comes from the coding sequence ATGAAAATTGCAATTGTCGGCTCTGGGAACGGCGCAGTAACTGCTGCAGTAGATATGATTTCAAAAGGGCACGAAGTTAAATTATACTGTCGAAATCAATCAATACATAAGTTTGACGAAGCCATGAAACAAGGTGGATTTACGTTTAATAATGAAGGGGAAGAATCATTTGTTGAATTTACTAATATCAGCGATGACATGGAATATGTTTTAGAAGATGCTGAAATTGTACAAGTAGTTATTCCTTCTTCATTTATTGAGCATTACGCTTACATGATGGCGCCTCATATTAGTAATGACCAAATAATCTTATTCAATATGGCAGCTGCTATGGGCTCAATACGCTTTATGAATGTACTTGAAGATATGCATATAGATGTGAAACCTATATATGCAGAAATGAATACTTTAACGTATGGGACACGCGTGCAATTTGATAAAGCGCAAATAGATCTATCACTAAATGTTAAAAAGGTTTATTTCACAACATTTGATAAAGAATCACTAAGTGAGACGTTCGATAAAGTAGAAAAAATGTATCCACATATAGTGAAGGAAGAAAGTTTATTAAAAACAAACTTAGAAAATGGTAACCCAGAAGTTCACCCTGGGCCTACGTTATTAAATGTAGGACGTATCGATTATGCGAAAGAATTTTCTTTATATGCTGAAGGTATTACTAAACATACGGTGCGTTTATTACATGCTGTAGAATTAGAACGTCTAACATTAGGTCGTAAATTAGGATTTGAATTATCCCCTGCTAAGGAAGCACGTATTGAACGTGGTTATTTAGAAGAACAAGACGAAGATGAACCATTAAATAGACTATTTAATGAAAGTCCAGTGTTTTCACAAATTAAAGGGCCAAATAAAGTGAAAAATCGTTATCTTACTGAAGATATCGCCCACGGTCTTGTGTTATGGTCTAGTTTGGGCAGAAATATCGGGGTGCCAACACCGAATATTGATGCTATCATCATTATTGCGTCAACAATATTAGAAAGAGATTTCTTTGAAGAAGGGTTGACTGTTGAAGAATTAGGGACTGATAAATTAGGTTTAGATTAA